tatttattattttttaatcatttattcacTTTTGAgtgatgaaaataaattttttacttccataactaaaaatgatgataagaatatttcaatcaatgtcattttattttactaaatattaattttctaaGCATCAcctaatggaaaaaaaaagatagacaaaattctctttctcttaaaaaaaggcTTAATAGAATTCacccaaaaagaagaaaaaacttgaTATATATCAGACCAATTATGTGGTTGGTTAATACATCAGGGTATACGTAAGCTGTGTAAGTATTTTTGGTTagggaagagaagagaaaaatagataataaattGTTCGGATTTCGTTGGGATAAAATaggaattcaaataaataaaaaaatcaaaagtggAATGAGAAGGAAATGagtgaacaaataaaaaaaaacagaagaaaaaaaaaacaaatacgaAAATCACAACTAACAAGTCATAAATTGTGTATTATCGTAAGGGATCTACATCCATTCCTATACTATTAATATTGacagtttaaattttaatattctagttgacatgtaattaattttacaggttttttttatctttgttggTGAATAAATAATTCGTTCGTAGGTTTACATGTAATTAATTACACTAATTTGTTTATAGGTTTTCAATCAATAAAGCTGAGTTCAAACATTCATTTGACTCTTatacttgtattatttttatgttttagtctCTGTAcctaaaaattacaaattttagtttatacaCAGAtctattaattacattttaatctTTACTGTTAATTATCTCTTAACACCATTAGTGTTGGGCGCTCTTatatcatcacaaaataattgacggtgtaaatttattaaaaatttataaagtaattgttaaagaaaatatataacatagaAGATGTTCATCTTTCATTTACTTGCTTTTTCTTTAttgctttttcttctttaaggatgagaagaaaaatgtgagagagagaaatagaagaataaaaataagatgaggggagaaaaaaaaagaaaaagaaaaagaaaaagagagaagcaCAAATGGTATTCTTAACTTGGGTTGACCTCTTTAAGCATGAATTAGTCGATCCCCTTTAAAGCGAGAATGTGAATTGAAGGTTTTTAAACCTCCTTATTAGATGAGTTAAAATATTACTATCATTACAATGGGTTATCCCATGATCATAAGAATAAAATGAcacgtttaattttttttatcaatttgataCATGTTgatttattctatttatttatttttaaacaaataagtgTTTATGTTTAATAGTCAGTCATgtcttaaatatgaaaaaaaaatctaagattAACTTgatgattaaagaaaaaaaataaaagaaaatttatgattttgaatccgtcaaaataacattttaacaaaattaataattgacatttatcaataaaaatatattccaaatataattatctaaaaaaGCATGTCTCAAACATTAGTTATACATAAGATACTAAAGAATCTTTTGGTGGTTAATAGAATATGATAACATGAAGAGATAAAtgtaagatgatttttttattctaccCTATGCTTCTTGATGCACACAAAATAACATActaaatgatattattatgttattttcttcCACACTTGTCAGAGATGAAATAATGATAAGATAAGATataaattttgttcaaaatataaatttctctttcattaaaattatatataattttgtaaaaaacatttttttaatttaatttttaatttttattaatataaaaactatagtcctattatttttttaactcaattaCACCACGCAGATAGGAGGATAtgataaataatgatttttattatatttcatcttattttcaCCACCAAACAAAtcctaattaaatataaaatttatattataataaaaatcataataaataaatatttatattataaaaatcattaccaaaaatatttatgacagataatttatattatgatttaagattttttttagttattgataatttataaaaagaattagtttaaaaataatatattgaaagAGATAAGAGGTTAATAccaatttctataaaaaaaaatttactcaaaaaaagaagaattagtttaaaaataatatattgaaagAGATAAGAGGTTAATAccaatttctataaaaaaaaaatttactcaaaaaaaaatccttctttTTACGTAAGAAAAAAGATTTcctaaaaattcttaaaaatactattttaaaaaaatctctaaacacacttaattaaaataatatttataattagagTAAATAAGTAATTTCATTCGAGATGAGACATTAATAGATTAAtcctgtaaaataaaaaaattgaaatctaattactaatcatataaaatatgtgaaaaattaattttgaaaataattttataataaattaattcataaatttgataatttaacgttaaattaattttaaataaatataatttattattaaattgatactgATAAAAATTATGGCAtacttaatttatttcattagatCACACTTTTAAGAGGAATTTGATTAAGAATATCCTTATAAGAATATCAGTGAAACTGAAAAGGGCAAGAAGAAGTGAGAGAGAGGGGATCATTCATCCACGATCCCTTGCGCGTTTGCTTGCTTTGATCCACACCACTGGATTCTTTACTCCCTTCATTTTCCGCACAAGTAAGGGTTTCTCAATCGGACTCCTCCATGCTCGTAAATCCAGAATGCTAGGTTAACGCAGCTCTAACCTATCAACCTCCGGAACGGTTAACTCTTGTTCAAAACCAACCGTTCCGCCAAGAACTCGTACTAATTGACGATGCGGGCTTAGTTTCGTTCTCTGTTTCACTTCTTTTTCTAATTCATCTGCTTTATCGTTTCCGTGCTCAGTGCCACCATGCCTCGTAAAGTAAATTACGGACTCGATTACGACGACGATTTCTatgatgatgattatgatgactaTGCTTATGATGATGCCGATGCAGAAGACTATGGTtagttactttaattttttttttttttccaatatgaTGTTTTGTTTCACTTGTATTTCCTCTGGTTTGGTGTCTGTTATACTTTACACAGCTTGTTTCACATTGGTATCTGTTTAGCTCTGCTATATTTTTTCCATGCAGTTTCTCTGATTTGGAGCTGTGGTTGTTATTTGTTAGGTTTCTTGTTATTgctactaagttttttttactgACTGACTATATGAATTTTTACTTTGTTTGTTgttgataataattattttctgcCGTAGCAGAAGGACCTGATACAAAGCAAGAGACCATTAAGCCTGGGCTTTGGCAATGCTCCATTTGCACTTATGACAACGATGAGAGTATGACTTTTTGTGATATTTGTGGTGTTGTACGCCGTTCCTTGGTTAACACTGGAACTTCCAACAGTAACAAAACAGGTAATCCAGTTAATGAagaataattttgtttgttggttgggttttttacttttgttttgtgtgacAAGCATATCTCTTTTACACTGTCTAAATTCTAAATTACTCTCTCTGCCTTTTTCAATTTGTGGTTTAGGATGTGGGGGAGGGAAAACTTCGTTGATGTGGTACATACAATTCTTTTGTCATTCTGTTTTGATATGGGAAGATGAGACTTGGAATGTAAAGTTTTTAAATTCTTCTAGCTTTACTAATATCAACACTTTAGTTTAAATCCGTGggatattttatttctatcctCCATCCCTAGAAAGATAAGCTGGGATAAAAACTTATCTGAAATTCTGGTTTGTTTATTACTTCTAAGGCTATGACATGGttgtagatgaaaaaaatagacTTGTTATTCTCACAGGGTAGGATTAGATGTGGGGAGGAAGCAAATCAAGAATGAAGCTAGGCTTTCCTGTCTCTCTGTTTGTTAGAAATGGCAACTGCCATAAAATGGCCATATGAAAGAGTCTAAAAGAATGAAGCATGATGTTGTATATCAAGAATGAAGCCATGCTTTCCTGTCTCTCTGTTTGACTATCATGATGCTGTATATCTTGTTCATAGAGCACCCTTGAGTGGATTTGAGTGCAGTTCAGTTTAGATGGCTATTGTAGGAAGAAACACCAAACTGTGAGCTGTGTTAGGAATATGGACAGAATACTCCTTATAAGAATTTGGCAATCCTCCTCCCTTGACTAGCTTTTGGAAGTGAGTTAGGACTAATCCATTTCTAATATGGTACAAGAGCCTATTCAGTATTAATGTTGGGTCACCCACAAATGTTTAGTCTTGCAAACCTCACATTCTAGATATCCTGTACTGGGCGTGATGTGTGTCTGTTAAGATGTCCTACATTGAATAGGAATATGGCTAAAATACTCCTTATAAGACTTGGGAAATCCTATTCTTCTGAGCTAGTTTTTGAGAGTGAACTAGACCCTGTCCATTTTTAATTAACTGTACCATAGTTTTCTtgacaataacaaaataatgaccagcaaattataataattgagCTAAATTGATAAACAATACTGGCTCTGGTATTAGTTATTGTTTGGTTTTAACAACTTGGAGGGAATTCAACTCTGTTCCTGAAAACTGATCATTTTGCATCATCCAGATACAAAAAacgaaaaatattaaactgttACAAACCTAGAATTAGGAAtggggaagaaaagaaatattttattgaatagtATGAAAAGAACAAGGAATAGCCAAATAGAAAGATCAATCTCACCTCCAAGGGTTTCGGTTTCCGCTTCACAAAGACTAATGCTCAATTTACAAATGATACCTGATAGAATGAAAGCTTTCCCCTTACATTCTCCTATTTATTTAACTCACTAACCTCTAATTATCTAATCAATAGGCACATGATTTCTCAGTGTTTCTGGTTGTTTGGCAATCTgccaatttatctttttatgtaaggttaaataataataatttgctGATAAAAGGCGTAGCAGGAGGATGAGGAATCATCAATGAaggaaaagaataatttaatctttttgcaaatctgatAAAAGGAGAAAATGGGGAGGGAGGAGAGTCAAAGAATATGAGAACATGTATCTGGCTGCATAGTGTTAGGTTTACAACAATGGCCATGATATTCCTATAACCTATTGAACAATGTCTTTGGTGCAGTTGAAGACATAAGCAAAAGTCCTGGAGCATCCAAGTTGGCCAGGTCTCTTTTTCAATCATTACAACAACAGATTCCCAAAGAGATTGTATTATTTCCAAAGCCAGATGATGGTTTTCTGACAGATGACAGTAACTTCTACAAGCTTGAAAATGTCCGAGGAGAATTTCATGAAATTCATAAGGCTTTTAGTACTCAAAGCCATCCACATTTAAACATAGGTCTTCACAAGTTTTGATTCAGGATTTGCATGTGACTAGTTTGAACAGTTTCTTCTAAATTTGACATTTGAATGTTATGCAATGCAATTATAATTAGAGCAAATGGTCTTATTAGTTGAAGATTAGAGTTTGTTTAATGAGTAATGACATATCATGATTTAGTCTCTGCAAGTTGTAACTCCTTGCACACGTGAGCAAATTACGTATTTATTCCTTTTGAAATAATAGTTATAAAACCATGCTTTTCTTTGTATACAGATCCTTTCAAGTTTGATGTTCCATCCCCAGATGATGTGGTTTATACTGGCCTACGTTCTTCCAAAACGGGTTTGAAAGGTATGCTTCCCTCAACAAATAATTTGCCTCTAGAGCTCAAGTTGGAGAAAATGTGTTTAATAGTTGAGAGAGCTACTAACCATCATTGTGGTTCACTTCAATATTTTCCAAAAACTTTCAATCCCTTCCCCCACAATATGTTTCCTACTAGCTGTTCAATTTCAATATGTTTCCTATTAAAGTTGTGTCCTTGAATCACCCTCGAAAAgatttctaatttctaattcTTGGAGGTTGTTTTAAGTCCAATGGCAGGAAGCTTTCATTGATTCTGATAGTCAAAGTAATTGGAAATATCTCAAGCCCAAACTGGGATTTCTAACAAAATCTTTATCACGGTAGCTTTcacccaaaaatgaaaaaatatttctaggAAAAACTGTTTACTTTTTCCATATTTACTGTCTTCAAATTCTAATTCCTTGTACATAAATATTAATCCATCTTATTTGTGTAATGTTTTCAGACAAAGCTACAAACACTAAAAGTTCTCAGCTTTCATCAAGCATCAGAGAGAAGAATGAACTTTCTGTACAATCAAATGCTGAAAGTTCTGACAACTTATCATCCTTAACGCGAAAGAGCAAACAGGATAGTTCAGCTAAGAGCAAGCTTTCCAAAAATGTAGCAATTGATCTACAAACAAGTGGTAAAACTTCAAACAGCTTGCCAGAATCTTTGTCAAAAGACAAAGGtaacaatattaataaaataaattctttgaaaaatGGTACAATTGATATTCAATCAAGCAAAGAAAAGTCAGGTAGTTTGTCTGCACTGTCAAAAGTCAAGGAAAGTGATAACATTAGTTTCTCTTCTATCAAAGATGGAAAACCTGAAAGTATTTCCAGCAGTTTCAACAATATGGCTCTCAATGTAAGATCTGGAAATTCATCTGGAAATTCTGATAATACTAATGCTAAGGGAACTCGCTCACATGTTTCTTATAAGCCAGAAAAATGGATGCTCCCTCAACAAGCTGAAGATACATTGACTCAGCTGAATCTTGCAATTGTATGCAAATGGCCAATTCTTTTGTACGTTTCAGGAAAATATTTCTCGGAATCAATGACACTAAATTTTTTGGTTTGTTTATTGTAGGTTGGCCATGTTGATTCTGGAAAATCAACTCTATCTGGTAGGTTACTGCACCTATTGGGACGGATTTCCCAGAAAGAAATGCACAAATATGAAAAGGAGGCCAAGTTACAGGTAATTTCATTGTGGTcatcttttttgtgcttttaaaGCTTGATGTTTCTGAACTCATGCCAATTTatgctccttttttttttgttaatcagGGCAAGGGATCCTTTGCTTATGCTTGGGCACTTGATGAAAGTTCTGAAGAAAGAGAAAGGGGGATAACTATGACAGTGGCTGTTGCTTATTTTGACACCAAGAGATATCATGTTGTTGTGCTCGACTCCCCTGGCCATAAAGATTTTGTCCCAAACATGATATCTGGGGCAACACAAGCTGATGCTGCAATTCTTGTTATAGATGCCTCACTTGGTTCATTTGAAGCTGGTATGGATGGCAGCAAAGGGCAAACAAGGGAGCATGCACAACTTATCAGAAGCTTTGGTGTTGATCGGGTTATAGTTGCTGTAAATAAGATGGATGCTGTTGTGTACTCCAAAGATCGATTTGATTTTATAAGGCAGCAGCTGGGAGTTTTTCTCCACTCTTGTGGTTTCAAAGATTCTTCGCTATCTTGGATTCCCATGAGTGCTATGGAAAATCAAAATTTGGTGGCATCCCCTTCTGATGCCCGTTTAAAAAactggtatatttttttattactctaGGTGTTATTTTGACTTTTCATGATGGACAATGAAGAGGGATATAGAAGgggtgttttttttgtttatgtaaaTTTCTGTTAGAAGCCATACTTTTCACTCTGTAAATTTGATATATCATCCATGGTGTCTGGGGCTCAAAAGTACCATTTGAAACAGCACTAGTAGGGGATGCTTCTACCTCCCAACTTCTTTGATACAGACATTTTCTCAACTTCTTTTCtcttaaacaaacaaaaaaaatgtatttagagAGGACATGGTGAGCTTACCTGTGCAATGTATGGTGATggcttttatattaaaaatggaCTCAGCCTAATTCAACCCCTAAAACTAACTGATGGAGGGAGGACTGCTCAACTCTTGTTAGAGGAGTATTCTGATCATAAACCCCCCAATTCCCAGGACTGAGTATTTAGAGCATAAGGTTTGCAGATACTTTTTTGTAAGAAAGATGGATACTATTTAAATTGGAAACCGTGCAATTGGATAGAATCCATACTGTTACAATGGTACTGCCCTAGTTAATATAAAAACACTGATAGTATGGCAGCATTcatgatattttataaatttatagtgGGTGTTTATATACTGGCAATCTATGTTTGCATTTAGTGTGATAACATTTTAGCAACAAGTcacttttattttggttttgattGTATGCAATTTGTACTGCTAAAAGAATGATGGTTGTGTTCATTGCGAACAGGTATGGTGGACCTTATCTATTAGATGCAATTGACTCTCTCCAACCTCCTACTAGAGAATTCTCAAAACCTCTACTAATGCCAGTATGTGATGTCATCAAATCAACTACACTTGGGCAGGTGTCTGCCTCTGGTAAACTAGAAGCAGGAGCTCTTCGGAGTGGATCAAAGGTATACCAATAGGGCAATGTTATGGCTGTTAATGAAAAATCAAATGGTAGATATAAATTTGGAATTCTCCAAATTAAGTGTTATTTACCGATATGAAACTAATTGTATTTCTCCAAATTaagtgttaaatattttattctgtGTTTTTACTGTATGAACATAGTAGAGAAACTGAAATGAAAATGTTGAAAAAGAACTCACATAATATAATTAAGGACCAAAAACTTatgagttttatttatatacactgttagtataatttttttatacatacttTCAATAAGATTTGACTATTTTATTACATCATACTATTTATTAATATGATGTGGGGATATGGTAGATTTTTATTGAATGTAtgtgtaaaaatatttcatgCTGACagtgtatataaattaaactcaacTTAGTAAgcgttattattattttataaatcaaatGTTTACTTGATGAACTCATTTGAGGCAGCAAGGGATGTTATCTAGAATTTTTATTCAGGAAAATTGTCTAGCATGAAAATTGAGATAATAATGTCTCTCAAAGGGCACAAATTTTGATTTGCTAGCTTTTCTATACATGACATGACATGAAACTATTTGTCCAtaactgtaatttttttaataaaaaaattgtaggtCTTGGTTATGCCTTCAGCTGTTGTGGGAACAGTACGTTCATTGGAGCGTGACTCTAATGCTTGTACTGTTGCAAGAGCTGGAGATAATGTAGCTGTAATGTTGCAAGGTGTCGATGGAAATCATGTGATGGCAGGAGATGTATTATGCCATCCTGACTTTCCTGTTGCAGTTGCTAAGCATTTGGAGTTGAAAGTGCTAGTGTTGGATGGTGCAAGTCCCATATTGGTGGGCACACAGGTGTGTACTATGGATGCGAAAGACATTCCTTGCACTTTATTTTCCAGTTTCTTTTTATTGGAggaaaaaatgcattttatttttccatctcTGCAGTTAGAGTTTCACATACACCATGCGAAGGAACCTGGTAGAGTTTCAAGAATATTATCAGTACTTGATCCCAAGACGGGTAAGGTGACCAAAAAGTCACCCCGCTGTCTCACTGCAAAGCAAAGTGCAGTAATTGAGGTGAATAAACAATTCAAAACTCGTTGTTTCAATGATCTTCACTTTTCTGTTCATCTATGATGCCAGGGATTCACAAAACTTAGAAGGACTTTTATTGTGTCTGATTTTTAGGTGATTTTGAATGAGACAGTCTGTGTGGTAGAGTTCTCTAGTTGTAAAGCTCTTGGAAGGGTGTCCCTAAGATCAATGGGAAGAACGATTGCTGTTGGAGTTGTGACAAGAATAATTGAAGAACAAGGTTAATTTATTCTATTCATCAAACAAGATAAAATGATGATAACAAGGAGGGATTCTCAACTGCATGCCATGCATCTTTGTTTGCCATCCTAGTCTAGATTAAGTTGTGCTCCCAGACAACAGGCAGCTATACAAGTCTCGATGAGGTTTGTGGGTTAATATGTGAATTATCAATTATGTAAGAATGGTGAAgatttttttgtatgtttttcaCCATATATGTATCATAAGAGAGCGTTTCTTTTCAAAAGATCTAGACTTATGTACCAAAGCAACTAGTCGGACGAAGAGACGGAAAAGTATGCGTCGGATGCAATTGCTTTTATTCTTTAGATTGATCTACATCTGCATATCTATAATCAAATTTTGGGCTTGGAAATCATGGAAATTTCGTGGTATTTTCCTTGGGAAAGGCATTTCTTTTTCTACTACAGTCTCTTGGTTTAAGTAATGGATGTGGGACAGTCTAGTTAAGTGAATCCCTAAATGAATTGgactaaatagttttttttcttttttctttgggagGCTTGCACATGTAACCTTACTGGAGTCATTAATAGGTATGTTTGGAAGGAAAGAAAAgggttcattttttatttaagagctatataatagttataaaataaataaaagcttaAGTCAGTAAGTTTGTGTGGGGTGAAGAAAAATTAAGGGCCACTATAGTGAGGAAAGTGGCACACCATGTACTTAGGGCTGAAATGACACCTACTTTCAGTTTGCCTTTTCGAGCAATGGTGatgtttattttcccttttttttcctgTATCATTTTATCAAACTAGTTTTGGTTGTAATATGATTGGATATTAAATATAGACATATTTCTTAATGGGATTTGATTCTCTAATTATGTAggaagataagttttttttggaagagACAAAATTTTGATAATCTTTGTGTCACTGACGATTATGACTTTTGGATGTgtgaatacttttttttaaaaaaaaaaaacttatcgtTGATACGAAGATGCTGATTTAAAATCATATTGGTTGCTTGACTTAAGGAATAAATCACATGCTGGTCTGCACGTGTAACCTTGTTTTTCGAGTTACTTTGCCAGGTTCTCAATCCATCTATAGATATTAGTTACCTCCTTTATACCTCGAAGTCTAAATTTGCTCTTGAAGAAATGACAGCCCATATTAAGGCCGAAACAAAGCCAGTTAAGCATATATCTATTGTGCAATTGCACCCTTCATTCCATTGATTATGGTATGAAATGAGATATCCTCAAATCAGGCAAAAATTTTGGACATTCTCTGGTCAGTTCTGTACAATCCAAGATATATACAGTTACTATACACGCATATCACTAATCATTTTGTAACAAATACTCAAAGTTATTGTCCCCTTTAATTAAAATTCGTTAAATAAGAGGACATGAATTGAACTGAGTATATGTGCAGATTCCATTCTCTACAATGTTTCGCCTTTTTTCATTCCCTCACTCGTTTTTTTTCTAAGACCTATTATGAGCTTTGCCTtagaaagaatagaaaagaaaaacgtCTCTATatgaataaagataaagaaGTAATTTCagtcatgaaaatattttacaattaatatCCTAACAAGTCTGTAATTTTATTATCAACTATTgatattacttattttatcGTATAAAATGAGTTGCTGATTTTAAAAATGTCATATccattaaaactaataaaataagtaatgacTTCAACAAGGACAACTCTTTGTAGCATCCCTAGTTCATACCACCATATGTGACCTTCCCGGGAAGCCACTTAATTATTAGCTCAAATCATATATATGCCAGCTTATTTCCTTCTATTGCTTTCATCAGTGCATGAAACGTCCTGGTGCACCAAAAGATCATCATGGTCTCTCCATCACTTATATAAACTCCATATAAAGAGACTATCTTCTTACACTTTAAACCACAAAATTTTATAGCAAATATGGCAAAATATGAAACCTATCTGAGAGTCTCAGCTCTATTGCTGGCCTCTCTCTTGATGTGTCTCTTTGGAGTCACTGCTGAGGGCAATTTCTATGAAGATATTGACATCACTTGGGGTGAACATGGTGGTGTAAATATACTAGGAAGCAACTCTCTCGTGCTTTCTCTTGACCAGTCCTCTGGCTCTGGCTTTCGATCCAAGGCAGAATATCTATATGGAAGAATAGACATGCAGATTAAGCTTGTCTCTGGTAACTCAGCTGGCACAGTCACTGCATATTATGTGAGAAATCCTCTGATTCTGTTCTCATgctaaatttaaatgtttttacatTTAATGCCGTTAATACATTTCATGTGAGAAATTCTCGTGTGCCCTAAACCAACcaacattaaataattatacaaaTCTCGCGCCACAAAaatattctatattttaaaaagtgatCATACACCAATTGTTAATTGGCTTAGGCAGAAGAATCCACTGTATTGTATGTAACTTTTAGTTTAATAGGTATGCCCTGTTAGTTTAGAAGTCTTTACATTGTTAATCAgtttttttatgacttttaatgtaataattataaaagtcaacaagTTTATATCATGACACATGACGGTTTAATTTTAAGTCGggtaacaatataaaaaatctttagaTTATCTGTGTATGTATTATTATTCATAACTTTTATGATGCTTTTGACTGAACTTATgtgtcatggtgcagttatctTCTGAAGGGCCAAATCATGATGAGATAGATTTTGAGTTCTTGGGAAACCTCAGTGGAGAGCCCTACATAGTCCACACCAATATCTACACCCAAGGCATAGGGAATAGAGAACAACAATTCTATCTTTGGTTTGACCCCACAAAACATTTCCACACTTACACTATTGTATGGAACCCTCAACGCATCATGTAAGGAACACAAAGCTTTCATTGTCCATTaatcctataatttaatttctctcaaattttactatggatatattttttctctatgaaattatatttggtaaaaaaatgaaaattttcatggAACCATCTATGTTCCATATATATTGTATAACTAGACCATTGATCCTCTATGTTTCAacattttggctagtttcatgGTAGATAGTATCCCTATTAGAGTCTTCAACAACTACGAAGCCAGGGGAGTTCCATTTGCTAGCAGCCAGCCCATGAGGCTATACTCCAGTCTATGGTGTGCAGATCAATGGGCAACAAAAGGAGGGCTTGTGAAAACCAATTGGTCTTTTGCTCCTTTTAAAGCTTACTATAGGAACTTTGATGCTAAAGCTTGTGTGTGGTCCAAAGGATCATCTTCCTGTCCTTCAAACTCAGCTTCCATGACTCATTATAATAATACTTGGCAAGCTCAAGATTTGGATGCTTATGGTAGAAGAAGTCTGAGATGGGTGCAAAAATATTACATGATTTATAGCTACTGCAAAGATTACAAGCGATTTCCTCAGGGTCGACCTCGTGAATGCAGGCTTTCTAGATTCTCTTAGTGTGGgataagtaaatttaaaattaatttgatgattttttcATTTGTGTGTATTTAAAATTCCACTCGAATACGGTTGAATTTGAGTaagttcaatttgattttacttTTGCTTGCTTGAACTGATAATTCTATCTctgtttatttacttatttttcctACTCTTTCTaaacaatgtaaaattattaaaacgAAGTGAACTCTTCATTTTAAAGGTGTTCCAAACATACAATTTGATTTACAAAGTTCAATCCTATATTTACAATGAAAAATGCTAACAAATACTCTTATGAcacaaattaaagaataaaaaataataaaaaattattattagagtGCACGCTTTTGTAATTTCCAATGTAACATCAAcctaattttcaataaattttttttatttattgattccTTAACTAGTTTTTTAAAGATACTAGTTAACAATATCCTTTTACAATAagctgaaaaaatataattgattttttcatcaaatcaaaccaatttcattcaaaacatgagttataatattttttatttagtgaaAACGCTTTTAGAGTAATTTAACGG
This genomic interval from Glycine max cultivar Williams 82 chromosome 5, Glycine_max_v4.0, whole genome shotgun sequence contains the following:
- the LOC106798869 gene encoding probable xyloglucan endotransglucosylase/hydrolase protein 16 precursor, with product MAKYETYLRVSALLLASLLMCLFGVTAEGNFYEDIDITWGEHGGVNILGSNSLVLSLDQSSGSGFRSKAEYLYGRIDMQIKLVSGNSAGTVTAYYLSSEGPNHDEIDFEFLGNLSGEPYIVHTNIYTQGIGNREQQFYLWFDPTKHFHTYTIVWNPQRIIFMVDSIPIRVFNNYEARGVPFASSQPMRLYSSLWCADQWATKGGLVKTNWSFAPFKAYYRNFDAKACVWSKGSSSCPSNSASMTHYNNTWQAQDLDAYGRRSLRWVQKYYMIYSYCKDYKRFPQGRPRECRLSRFS